CTAGTTAAAAGTTTATTTCTTTGGCTCAGAAGATTGGAAAATAGTAAGATATGATGGCGGAGGGAAATTGACACTTGTTTTATGAATTTTTCTAGATTTAGCACTAAAAAACagaaatttgttttaaaaaaatgtagTGTGTTTGGCCTCATTTTCTAAAAACAGGTTCTAACCTCCAGCCACTTGAGTAGCAGCTCCTCAGTCAACAGGCTTTGTGGAGACGACTTTTGCACCTACAATCTCTGTGGCGATAGGCTTCATTGGGGGCTCCGAGCTTCTGGGCAACATGTCGGTGTGAGTAGCTTTTCTCAATTTAGAGTGATCTACGTGATGGTATGACAAACTTTGTATGTCTCTGGTTCCATATTTGGGACTCATTACATTTTTGGCTCATTGAATTGAATGCAGTAAAACTAAATCTAGTACCAAACCAACTGGTTTGTTGCTTTTAACATATTATGGTTACaaaatgataaaatattttattttgtttttaactTTTTACAATTAGAGAACAGATCTCAATTACATGTGTATATTTTCTAAAATTGTCTAGCTTTCTACCTTATAGAATCCACGAGTTGTCCTTATTGACAtgtaatgaatatatatatagtatCAGTTTTATAAGGTACTGTTTCTTAAAGAAATGATGTTATTTAGAATAAATATTCTCAcaaaagtattattattatttataaaaattcaaattaatttccAGCTTTGTTTCACTTTGGTTAAAGTAATAGAAAATTTTGGCAAATAGTATTACTAGTAATCTGTCTATTATAAAATCCTGCTTAGGGTCATGAGAGAAGTGTTCCTAACATGTAATTAAAGTCTCTTGAGTATTATGCTTCAAGAAACTTCTTTGTAAATGCAAATCTTGTAATTTTTGAGATAATGACTCTTTTGTTTGTTACTGCTACTATGCATGCACTCTACCTTTTGGAACTTTGTTCAAAAATTCAGATTGTAATTTGAATCCTATATAATCTAATGATGTCCAAGAGTTGGTCTGGCCCTACGCATCATACAAAAGTAACTTAGAGGTTTTGTTGCTCCAAGAACAACAAATGATGCCTAACATTTTTAGGTAGACTACTTCTATTGTTTCTTctatacataaatatatttaaaattgaaTTCCGTGTAGGCCAATTGTTTTTATTTGTGATGTTCTAAATATTTTTGCTGCAGTCTTACATGTATTTAGAAACCAGAGGGATAACGGCAATATATGCCACCGCACAGGTGAGGAGAACTTCTGAGATTATATTTATTGCAGTCTGATGCTTTTTGTTGAGGGTAAAAGCTTCACAGACGCTTCTCAGATATCATTTGGTTTGTCCTTTTATGAATAATGTAAAATTAGAACAATTTTATTGTAAGATCCATCAATAAGAGTATCATATTGAAATATTTAGATTGTTATTAGGATTTAGAGGTGGTTTGagttttttatgtatttatttttattgataatgTTGAAAGATGTTACAAGTTAGCTTACAATATATGTTaatgagaaatttaaatttcttttgattttgtttttgtgtttttgtattactttcttttgaaattttagaaatctaacatatataatatattttggacactcaatgtaatatatttttttaaatcaaaatgaaaaatgTAGCTGCATTTAAGGGCATGCGAAAAAGAGCTCTAAACACTTTATTTAAAGATACTCAACTAGATTTTCTAGGACATGCATTGCGAGtcttaaaaacatatttttagaGCACTCGAAGAGAGCCCTATAAACTTGCTTAAAGACACTCAACGAGATTTTTTAGGACATGCATTGTGAGCCCTAAaaacattgcgagtcctaaaaacttcaaTTTTTAAGGCtttcaaatagaggactcgtgctttgcgagctttaaaaagccctcaaatagaggactcgagCCGAGAGCcctaaaaaaccttttttgtagtagtatcgaagcgttggataggaagattgttatttatacaaaaaaaactCGAGGCCACTTGATAgtcttcaagaggtaaatatttccttccttaaatatttgtatacgtgtgcatataatatataagtgtggtatatatatatgtatgcatgtatatctatgtatatatatatgttgcatgattaatgatattgcatattaatggttcATGTATATATTTtggaacatataaattgtttatatgagaggtgAATTGTTTTTTTGTTGTTTATCAACTGAGCTCACCATGTAATTTCCTTGCGTACCCTGAATGTTTTTTCAATAATTGGTATCAGAGAGGTCATTAATCTCtgtatattattaattgttgtgtgagattatatgttttatatcatatgtattatatatttgaatggatggatgtttatattgaTGGTGATAGATTTTTAAGGGTTGGTTATAATGATGCTTTTAGGTTTAAGAATTGTTTTTAATATTTCTAGctgaaaaatgtaagccaattTTGTGGCatatgaattttgtaattttatttttcgaAATGCAAATTATAAAATTGTTGTAATTTGATTCAACGGAGTTTTGGCACGAAAATCTAGACGATATCACCACCATTGGTGATCGCTAAGGCACACACCCCTAGTTGCCTTCCCCACCGTCCGTACGGACTGTACGGCCCCGTACCCACCGCCGCTCGTGTGCTCGCCACCATCGTGGCCGCCCGAGCTCTTCCATGCTGCTGGGACCCCTTGTCGCCGCCCCTCTTGATGACACACCTATGGTTTGTGTAATGTAAACCCCAATGTGTTGTTACCAAAAatgttttaataatttaattaattaaaaatttgaaattgaattaaaatggttttaatttggtaatttctataattaaaatagttttgattattttccttaattaaaaatattttaattattctcttccataattattattttttaattaaaatattcaaaattaaaattaaaattaaaattaaaattaaattgtttaattttatttttgaattaaataactcAAATTCAAATTGAGCCTTATAAACTATTTGGGTGCTAATatccaaagtttaattattttaaaaagttatttaaaataattaaaagctgtataattcaaaatggatatggaaaaaggcggcattggctcaacaaggctcaacaagactacatctcaagacTCGAGATCAAGACGTTCTTCATCAGGCCTTagatagtctaggttacatttccATGTATATTTTGCAAGCATTGtaattttttctataaatacccAAAAATGACTAATatgtttttatttacttattataagtGTTTGAATATtattaaagtgtttaatattttgtcatgaattataacatgccattcatatacccacataatatGCAATtaacatgcattacattcgtgtagaaacatgctatattattattatatgtttatatatgataattcatataataataaatttagtcttaataaGTTAAGatgataaatcaaaattaaaggtttttaatttattattttaatgaaaaatattttattaaaataaaaataatattattttaattaaaaaaaaattaaaattagaattaagggcacaatttattcattttattttgcTTAAATTGGACtagtaattattataatatcatttggtaaaaataattaaatttatttttacaactaaactaaaaatattgattttgtgaaaaacacacatTTCCAAAATAgcgagtgggagagggagttatgacaataagtcccatggtctccattattgatTGAACACCAAGGGGCATAGGAAGGATCTCGTGTCGCCTCCATTTGCGGCCCCCCTAAGGAAatgcttccgaatatgtttattttatcttaaggttgacttctcttatgagaatataattgatgatgtatttcaagtttgactgaccctaaggcacactcttgagttaagtcattaatcgaaaataatgggttacactccgaagatgaatctaggctttcgagcacgactactACATCTTGAACAAACTAgcagtagttcataagtcaaaagtgaaaaatgtgatttttaagttttcacttacgAAATTGAGATTTATCTCAAATTAATTTGTAATTAGTTTGACTTACCCCAAgactggtccattaattttcaaattaatttatcgtggatcagtatataatttttatgtgtgttttataTGTTGCATCCATGCACCATGTTTACTGTTCCAAATAATATCTCGTATTTATTGTATATTTTAATtcatgatattttatttatttatttccagcaactatatattttgtttactttaaaaacaatttaaatttttagtcattttgaaatagttgattttcattatgaaagaaactgataagttctttctttaaattgcttatagaattctttctagaaacaaTAATTTAGACTCCTTTATTGATGAGTGAATaagttaaatatttattttaaataataaatttagttgttatttctgaaatatatttgttctacctatttcattaatgagtataaatgataattatgaattattcattattgtgcaaaacACAGATTTAATAAAGAAGACATATTATTCAACCAACAATTAAGTGAAACCTAAATGTGAAATATATTTTCAGATTGATTTATAATTaaatagacacataaaacaaataaacgaCAATATTTTATTAgaaccattcaatggttctctccgTGTTTATATAGTCTAAATagtaaagttaaccaaaagacctttctcttataaaggctcaaaaatcacataatcgtttagctaattcatagagatgtatgttgaacttTTTAATGTccaaagctaaaagaaataataaatagtagggtaaataccattttggaccctgtattttgtaaaaGTTACCGACCGGACCccgtattttgttaaatgacaatttggaccatgtgttttgtaaaatagaacaaaagagTACCCTGGACCAGATTTCGGtaaaacttttttttaaatatgaccaaaatgccctcatattttattaattaatgaattaaataagttataaaaatatataaattgttttgaaaatagtaaataataaaaaatattttaatcaattaaaaaatattaaaaaattttaatttaaaatattaaaaaaaaaactaaaacctattttttctaaaaatctaaaacaaaatcaaacaacattaaaattaaaaagcaaaaacttaaacaaaataaaaaaacctAAATACCCTAAACCCATCTTCACCCTCTACCTCTTCTTCTccgtctccttcttcttcttcttgcttctaGACGTGGGGCAGCATGGGGCACCTTAGAGACACAGATCTGAAGCTTGGGGTAGCACGGGGGAGGCACAACGACGTGAGGCACTCCTCATCTTTTTCGTTGTAGGTGGTCAAACGTGGAGGAAATGGTGCGAGTTTGGAACTTGGGGGTGCAAGGGATGTGCAGGTGACGACAGGCTGATGGATGGGGTGGATATGCTACAACCAACAACTATGGGTGTGGGTCTTGATTGGGTTGTGGGTGTTATTTCAGATCTAATTTCGTGGCTTCGAGGACAAAGGATCTGGACTTCAAGGACGAGGATGCGCGGATTTGGGCTTCAAGAATGAGGATAGAAGTCCGAGCTTCAAACATGGTGGGACTGGTTCTTCTTGACATTGGGGCTCGTGAGGACTACTAGAGTTTTGGAGTAAATCTCCCTTTCTAATTCTgattttttcttttccttaaatTATTGAGTAAAGTATATTGATTTGGAGTTTATTTGTATACATGTTTATGAACATTTGAAGATGGTATATATATTATGATATCTGGGTTCTCTGTGTTGAAAAATTGatgtttctaatttgattttgtTGTTAGAAGTAAAAGGAAAAACTTCGAATAAATCTAGGTTTAGATGTGTAATGGTTTCTGGTTTGGATTGAAAATTGGTGTTTGGATCTGTAATGGTTTCTGAATTTTAACTTTTTGATAGAAGTTGTTGTAGTGATACTTGAATTTGGGTTTAGTATATGAATTCAAGAACgtgttttgattaatttttgggtCTTAAATTTGGGTGAATATGTTTTTGATTATTTggtttgattttaattaatttgattaatgttataatttatgtttaattaattaaaatatgattttttttatttttaaaattttatatcagtattttattaatttttcatttaataatgttttatttgagattattaaattcattcatttataaaataaggggcattttagtcatatttaaaaaatattaatcaaaatcTGGTTCAGGGTActcttttgttccattttgcaaaacgtagggtccaaattgtcatttaacaaaacacagagtCTGATCGGTaacttttacaaaacacagggccaaaatggtatttatcctaaatagtaagtcaatatttaTTGACATTTATTAAAGATTTTCTTACTTttgttgaatgcaaagaaaatttctagaattttTCATGCAatattcaaagtaaagtcacttaaagacttgtttgatTCGATCAAAAGGAAGTTTAAACTTAAAATTGGAATTCAAGTTatatgcatgtgaacttggaattcaaacccaactcacatacagctagaatgctaagcaacattagtattttggaaaaGGAATATAATCGTATTATATAagttaaatagataatgagtgatcattattgtctttattatttctataatttagACACTTATTATACTcggtacatgtttgattgtacaataCCAAAGACTTAAAAGtagggattcacaagtggttatgtgaataaattgaaagtttttaatgaagtcatttagtgaaacaatttaataatcataaaagattacaaaagtgttTGTATCTGTTAAATGCCACTTTAATGAagtatgattattataatcactatatttcttgttaacttgtactagaaataatgactataggtcaagtaagcgagttactgataattaacaatgataaaaccaaagaatatcacaaattctgtaaagctttattatagtgggagcgttagttagtaactactccgttacaaacataaagtttagttggttgtgtgtaacacaatctaactatatttcattcacatactaaTACGTAATGAAAGATTTTAACAGAAaataatggttgaaacaccatgaatctagaaatggaatttggaattcctgtgacatctggattcttgaacatccaactaaagttcattaaacttcaGTTTGCAATAgcatattcaagatgaagaggagaacagaggaaagtataGACTGTTCAAAGTAAGGTTATAAACAGAAAGAAAaaatttattactcgaataaataccttctactgtAACCTAGCTTAAATCTGTTTACATAATCTTATTCATTGCtttttgcatggattatgagatttattaAAATGGATGTCTAAAtagtcttttctgaatgactggcATGGAAAACTGCTTGAAGATCTCGATTAGAAAGATTCGAAATAAAAGatcaaaatcaatttttttttgcaaGGCTTCTTAAATCCACCTTTGGATTTTAACGAGTCATCATATCTTAAATATCCTTGATTTAATCAAAGATTTTGTTGTGATTTTTATTCTTCATGTTGATAGCATTTTGATATTGGGAATGATTTAGAGAAATGATCAAAAGTGAAGAAATGTTAGCTAAACATTTATAAATATTAGATTTGGAAAAGCCAAATATGTTCTATACATTAaaatctatagagattgaaagaacaatcttttggcactgtctcaagcgactttagtttacaaaagtcCAAGAAAAGCTTTTTGCCTTCTCGGACAGGAGgatgtattatttaaataataatgtccatttattcttttacaagaaaagaaggacatTTATTCTTTTAAGACCTTGGTCGACAGACTTAGATACTCTGAGGTTTGTGAAATCAGCGCCTGTTTGGATCAGGTTACCTGATCTTGGAATCCAATATTGGGGTACAAAATGTTTGAGTGCTCTTGTTAGTACCATAGGCAAACCTATGATGATTGATAAGGTTACAAAGGAAAGATCTATGGTGAAGTTTTCTAGAATGCTTGTGGATGTTGAGATATCAGATCATTTACCTCAGTTTATCAACTTTCTTAATGAGCGTGGTCAATTGATGGTGCAGGCTATAGAGTTTGAATGGCTGCCTACCCGATGTTCGCACTGTAAAAGTTTTGGACATCTTGGTTCCAGCTGTAAACGTGACCAAGGGGCTATTTGGAGGAAAAAGGAGACGAAGACCGGGCTGGGGAATGTGGAGGCTGAGAGTAATCAAGCAACTACTGCTACTGCGTCTGAAATTTTTCCAAAGGTTCCTCATGATCAGGTGACTGGTATTGATATACAGACAGGAATGTTAAAGCAGAAATGTAGTTCTAATTTTGGGCAAGAACTGAAATGGACCACACAAAAAAAAGTGGGAGGAGCTAAACATATTATTCTGGATACTCAGAATTTGAGGACTAACAAGTACATTGTCTTGCAGGAGAGTCAAATGGAGGCCACAAAGAAGGGTCAACAAAAGATCAATGATTCTAATGGAAGGGTGCAACGTACTGTGTTGGAATATTAGGGGCCTGGCTAAAAGAAATAACCAGAGGTCTTTGCTAGACTTTTGCAGGCTCAATAAAATTGGTTTAGGTGCTTTTCTAGAAACCAAATTGAGGGAAAATAAGATTGAGGAAATGATGAGGTCTGTTTTTGTGGGTTGGGACTGTTTCAATAGTCCGGTTGTTGAGGGTAGGATATTATTGGTTTGGAAAACTAGTCAAGTCTCTCTTAGTATTCTCCAGGAAGATGAACAATATGTTCATTGCTCTGTTAAGATTAAGGGTATTACTCAGAAGTTTTGTCTGACTCTCGTTTATGGTAGGAATTCGGTGGAGGAAAGGAAAAGTCTTTGGACTTAGCTATCTTCGCTTGAGTTCCCAGTGCTTCCTTGGTTAGTAGTTGGGGATTTTAATGCAGTTTTTGACTATGATGATCGAATTGGAGGTCATCCTGTTACTGAGCTGGAATTGGAAGATGGTCGTCATTGGAGGGTCTGTACTATGGTGGATGAGTTGTGATCGATTGGTTCCCATTATACCTGGTCTAATAAGCAAGTGGAAGGAGCCAGATTTTTCTCTAAATTGGACAGGGCTTTCAAAAATGAAGCTTGGGTTGATACTTTTCCTGACTCTGAGGCTCGATTTAACTGGGATGTCATCTCTGACCATTGCTACTGCATTATAAAAACTGTTACAGTTCAGATTTTAGGGGCCAGGCcttttaaatactttaatatgtgGGCTGATCATCAAGAATTGAGAAGCACTGTGTTACAAAATTGGTCTGATCCAAGTGAAGCTTCTGGTTTACAACGAATTTTAAAGAAATTACACAGATTAAAATCTGTCCTGCTTCAGTTTAACAGAGTGAAAGTTGGTGATGTAGCTAAACAGTTTTCAGAAGCCAAGGTTAAGTATCAGCAAGCCCAGCTTTATTTGCAACAGGACCCTCATTTGGTTTCTCTTCAGCTTGCTGAAAAAGAGGCTTGTGTAGAGTTTGGCCGTCAATCCAGAATGTATGAGAGTTTTCTAAGGCAAAGGAGTAAGATCACTTGGCTTAGATTTGGAGATGAGAATACTTCCTATTTTCATGCTAGTCTAAAGCAGAGGAAAGATGGTAATTGGATTACTTCGTTCATGGATGATACAGGTCAGGTCAATGATAATTATGAAGAGGTTGTTGCTTATTTCATTAATCACTTCAAAGGCTTTTTTGGCAGTCCTAGTTCGGCTACTACTCGGATAGAGCAAGATTGCTTCACTCAAGGGGCTGTTTTGACTCTAGAGCAACAACTTGGATTAATATTGCCTTTTACCAAGAATGATGTTAAGGAGTCATTATTTAGTATTCATTCAATTAAGAGTCCTGACCCCGATGGATATGGTTCGAGATTTTTCAAAGCCTTATGGAAGGATATAGGGGATGAAATATCAGAGGCGATTTTGACATTCTTTGATCGAGGAGAGCTTCCTCATGACCTTAACAATACAATCATTTCCCTTATTCCTAAGGTTGATACTCCCTCTAAAGCTGCTGATTATAGGCTGTTTGCTTGTTGTAACACACTATATAAATGCATTTAAAAAATGCTATGTTTAAGGCTGGATAGAGTTCTTCTTGTGCTTGTTCGTCAAAACCAAGGAGCTTTTATCAAGAACCGCTTGTTTGTGCATAATATTCTTATCCTCCAAGATCTTCTTAAAGGCTATACCAGGAAAAATGTCTCTCCCCGCTGTTTGATAAAAATAGATCTTAGCAAGGCTTATGATTATCTTGATTGGGTCTTTTGGGAGGATCTATTGAAATCTTTTTGTTTCCTTAGCCGATTTATTCAGTGGATTATGGTTTGTCTGACGAGTATCTATTATACTCTTTTGATGAATGAGAGGTTGCAAGGGGGTTTTTGTGGGAGGAAAGGTTTAAGACAAGGAGACCTGATTTCCCCCTTACTGTTTGTGCTTGTCATGGAGTATCTTACTCGTCTTCTTAGTCATGCTACTCATAACAAGGAGTTCAGATTTCATCCCCTGTGTAAAAGTCTGCACCTTGTCAATCTTTGTTTTGTGGATGACCTTATCTTATTTTGCAAAGGCAATCTCCGGTCTATCCAAATCTTGTCTGATGGTTTTACCAAGTTTAGTAAGGATTCTGGTCTTTTTGCCAACTTGACTAAATCTCAAGTTTATTTTGGTGGAATTTCCTCTGAAGATAAGAAAAGTATTTTGACTTATGTCAATATAGAAGAGGGTTCTTTTCCCTTAAAATACCTGGGTGTCACTCTTCGGCCTACTAAATGAAAGGCGATTGATTATGGTGTGATCATTAAGAAAATTCATAATTGTCTTCATACTTGGGCTAGTCGTCATTTGTCTTTTGCTGGGAGAACTCAATTGATTCAT
The Humulus lupulus chromosome 6, drHumLupu1.1, whole genome shotgun sequence DNA segment above includes these coding regions:
- the LOC133782410 gene encoding uncharacterized protein LOC133782410 isoform X2 — its product is MVALWREGLGRRRRGCVVEVEGWGSGTRERLWLATTVLTSSHLSSSSSVNRLCGDDFCTYNLCGDRLHWGLRASGQHVGSYMYLETRGITAIYATAQVRRTSEIIFIAV
- the LOC133782410 gene encoding uncharacterized protein LOC133782410 isoform X1, which gives rise to MQVALWREGLGRRRRGCVVEVEGWGSGTRERLWLATTVLTSSHLSSSSSVNRLCGDDFCTYNLCGDRLHWGLRASGQHVGSYMYLETRGITAIYATAQVRRTSEIIFIAV
- the LOC133785361 gene encoding uncharacterized protein LOC133785361, coding for MVKFSRMLVDVEISDHLPQFINFLNERGQLMVQAIEFEWLPTRCSHCKSFGHLGSSCKRDQGAIWRKKETKTGLGNVEAESNQATTATASEIFPKVPHDQVTGIDIQTGMLKQKCSSNFGQELKWTTQKKVGGAKHIILDTQNLRTNKYIVLQESQMEATKKGQQKINDSNGRVQRAFLETKLRENKIEEMMRSVFVGWDCFNSPVVEGRILLVWKTSQVSLSILQEDEQYVHCSVKIKGITQKFCLTLVYVFDYDDRIGGHPVTELELEDGRHWRVSWVDTFPDSEARFNWDVISDHCYCIIKTVTVQILGARPFKYFNMWADHQELRSTVLQNWSDPSEASGLQRILKKLHRLKSVLLQFNRVKVGDVAKQFSEAKVKYQQAQLYLQQDPHLVSLQLAEKEACVEFGRQSRMYESFLRQRSKITWLRFGDENTSYFHASLKQRKDGNWITSFMDDTGQVNDNYEEVVAYFINHFKGFFGSPSSATTRIEQDCFTQGAVLTLEQQLGLILPFTKNDVKESLFSIHSIKSPDPDGYGSRFFKALWKDIGDEISEAILTFFDRGELPHDLNNTIISLIPKVDTPSKAADYRLLDRVLLVLVRQNQGAFIKNRLFVHNILILQDLLKGYTRKNVSPRCLIKIDLSKAYDYLDWVFWEDLLKSFCFLSRFIQWIMVCLTSIYYTLLMNERLQGGFCGRKGLRQGDLISPLLFVLVMEYLTRLLSHATHNKEFRFHPLCKSLHLVNLCFVDDLILFCKGNLRSIQILSDGFTKFSKDSGLFANLTKSQVYFGGISSEDKKSILTYVNIEEGIRMYWMNIFLLPQSVIHEIDRLCQKFLWGAKGNLNKLHCSSWDQRDSITYAKVVWCKLSVSKHRFILWQTVLGHLLTRDNLLHCHVPMASSLGPVCKSVDESHAHLFFECIFSQKVLKHIRRWLGPALWPDKDTEWILWMDGKPKGMLRRIAADSLAAEVYFIWINRNSCIFDHCSLYVQRIDCMIKLCLKARLFSIMRLNLQVKEKLILEFFRNL